The Paludisphaera rhizosphaerae genome has a window encoding:
- a CDS encoding tyrosinase family protein has protein sequence MRKSFSSLTSRELDSLERGVRVMKSRPKHDPTSWWYQANMHGYLDQEEETILEAWGSCQHANWWFLPWHRAYLFAFERILRAASGDVELTLPYWDWTDRSQRALPDRFFDSDSPLFEKNRCIKQGMPIAATAVAWEHAFRVVSFASPCGGEGFGGPYKREPGHREHNRNFGALEVCAHNAVHTEIGHWMGNPDTAGRDPIFWLHHANVDRLWGEWLRLGRGRRNPDDPLWLETRFTFFDPGGRRIELSASNVLDLDRLGYYYDKGVSVQAVPPSLAGPQRRNVIKAFPPGMMEEVIATDGTPRTLGSSPQTVRLAVEPAQQPRLTAALGGFQGLGDADHRIVRAIFTDVRYDTPPSRYYSVYINLPDLAQAGDPNTPYFVGLITFFESASQAAMGHRDGMKAGQGASITLDLTENLRELGLLGASADSITITLVPSDARAGMAADPLVGAGPTVSVGHITIAATPE, from the coding sequence ATGCGCAAGAGCTTCTCAAGCCTGACGTCCCGCGAATTGGACTCGCTTGAGCGTGGCGTCCGGGTTATGAAATCGCGGCCCAAGCACGACCCGACTTCCTGGTGGTACCAGGCCAACATGCACGGCTACCTTGACCAGGAGGAAGAAACGATACTGGAAGCCTGGGGAAGCTGCCAGCATGCCAATTGGTGGTTCCTGCCCTGGCACCGTGCCTATCTGTTCGCCTTCGAGCGCATCCTCCGCGCCGCCTCGGGCGACGTCGAGTTGACACTTCCCTATTGGGATTGGACAGATCGCTCCCAGCGGGCCCTACCGGATCGATTCTTCGACTCGGATAGTCCGCTCTTCGAGAAGAACCGCTGTATCAAGCAGGGAATGCCAATCGCTGCCACCGCCGTCGCCTGGGAACATGCGTTCCGCGTTGTCTCGTTCGCATCGCCTTGTGGCGGCGAGGGGTTCGGTGGCCCCTACAAGAGAGAGCCCGGCCATCGGGAACACAACCGTAATTTCGGAGCCCTCGAAGTCTGCGCCCATAACGCGGTGCATACGGAGATCGGCCATTGGATGGGCAATCCTGATACGGCCGGGCGAGATCCCATCTTCTGGTTGCATCACGCCAATGTCGACCGGCTCTGGGGCGAATGGCTCCGCCTCGGCAGAGGCCGGAGGAATCCGGATGACCCCCTCTGGCTTGAGACCCGCTTTACCTTCTTCGACCCGGGCGGAAGACGGATTGAACTATCCGCATCAAATGTGTTAGACCTGGATCGGCTTGGGTATTACTACGACAAGGGCGTCAGTGTCCAGGCCGTCCCGCCTTCCTTGGCCGGGCCTCAGCGCCGGAACGTCATCAAGGCGTTCCCGCCAGGTATGATGGAGGAAGTTATCGCCACCGACGGAACGCCGCGGACCTTGGGCAGTTCCCCCCAGACGGTCCGGCTCGCCGTCGAGCCGGCTCAGCAGCCAAGACTGACGGCCGCGTTAGGAGGCTTCCAAGGACTAGGCGATGCCGACCACAGGATCGTGCGAGCCATCTTCACCGACGTCCGATACGATACGCCGCCGAGTCGGTATTACTCCGTCTACATCAATCTGCCCGACCTCGCGCAGGCCGGCGACCCGAACACCCCCTACTTTGTGGGCCTAATCACCTTCTTCGAATCGGCGAGCCAGGCGGCCATGGGCCACCGGGACGGGATGAAAGCAGGTCAAGGGGCCAGCATTACCTTGGACCTCACAGAGAACCTGCGGGAATTAGGTCTCTTAGGCGCATCGGCGGACTCCATCACGATAACGCTGGTTCCATCCGACGCGAGGGCCGGGATGGCGGCGGACCCGCTGGTGGGTGCCGGTCCGACCGTCTCGGTGGGCCACATTACAATCGCGGCTACCCCCGAGTAG
- a CDS encoding SAM-dependent DNA methyltransferase, translated as MGKKEFGDFQTPPELAEALVKRLGPIGGRWARVLEPTCGRGNFLRAVLDSPHPPREAIGIERQSAYCNEARAALNGRATILEADLFGVDLSRLPWSGDGPILIVGNPPWVTSAELGRLGSLNLPAKRNVKGLEGLEARTGSANFDLGEAVWLKLLAKLSDQPATIALLCKSAVARAVLDHARRLETPITAELIEIDARRWFGAAVSACFLILALGRSNPTGRIAVFPNLEATAPVRTMGVVRGRFATDYETALAHEDALGGCPREWRQGVKHDAAPVVELTADGPGGPLRNGLGEVVDVEPEWLYPLVKGADLKRPARERPRRALIVTQRKLGDDTTAIATEAPRLWAYLNAHADRFARRRSSIYDGRPPFAMFGIGPYSFAPYKVAVAGVHRPARFRAVGLVAGKPIVLDDTCYLLPCSTAAEAAVLAALGNDPITLELLRAFAAPGSKRPVTKAVLQAIDPTAVLRMADRRAVVARGVETLVEDLQSLETNPEAMIESAIESLAPLLSPSGDPTLGRFDPESEPPHRSDEET; from the coding sequence GTGGGCAAGAAGGAGTTCGGCGACTTCCAGACGCCCCCCGAATTGGCCGAGGCGCTCGTCAAACGTCTCGGTCCGATCGGCGGGCGCTGGGCTCGCGTGCTGGAACCCACCTGCGGGCGCGGGAACTTCCTGCGGGCCGTGCTCGATTCGCCCCACCCTCCCCGCGAGGCGATCGGGATCGAGCGGCAATCGGCCTATTGCAACGAGGCCCGCGCCGCGCTGAACGGTCGCGCGACGATCCTGGAAGCCGACCTCTTCGGCGTCGACCTTTCCCGCCTCCCCTGGTCAGGGGACGGGCCGATCCTGATCGTCGGTAATCCTCCCTGGGTGACCAGCGCCGAGCTCGGCCGCCTGGGGAGCCTCAACCTCCCGGCCAAGCGGAACGTGAAGGGCCTGGAAGGGCTGGAAGCCCGGACGGGCTCGGCCAACTTCGACCTCGGCGAGGCCGTCTGGCTCAAGCTCCTGGCCAAACTCTCAGATCAACCGGCGACGATCGCCCTGTTGTGCAAGTCGGCCGTGGCCCGAGCCGTGCTCGACCACGCTCGACGTCTCGAGACTCCCATCACCGCCGAGCTGATCGAGATCGACGCCCGCCGTTGGTTCGGGGCGGCCGTATCGGCTTGCTTCCTGATCTTGGCACTTGGGCGCTCAAATCCTACTGGCCGCATCGCCGTCTTCCCGAACCTGGAGGCGACAGCCCCCGTTCGCACGATGGGCGTCGTCCGCGGTCGATTCGCGACGGACTACGAAACGGCTCTGGCCCACGAAGACGCGCTCGGCGGCTGCCCGCGGGAGTGGCGTCAGGGCGTCAAGCACGACGCCGCCCCCGTCGTGGAGTTGACCGCCGACGGGCCGGGCGGCCCGCTCCGCAACGGCCTGGGTGAAGTCGTCGACGTTGAGCCCGAATGGCTCTACCCGCTCGTGAAGGGCGCCGACCTGAAGCGGCCCGCACGCGAGCGTCCTCGGCGGGCCCTGATCGTCACGCAGCGGAAGCTTGGCGACGACACGACCGCCATCGCCACGGAGGCCCCTCGGCTCTGGGCTTACCTCAACGCCCACGCCGATCGCTTCGCCCGTCGACGATCGTCGATCTACGACGGTCGACCGCCGTTCGCGATGTTCGGGATCGGCCCGTACTCCTTCGCCCCCTACAAGGTCGCCGTCGCGGGGGTTCATCGCCCGGCTCGGTTTCGTGCGGTGGGACTGGTCGCGGGAAAGCCGATCGTCCTGGACGACACCTGCTATCTGCTCCCCTGCTCGACCGCCGCCGAGGCCGCCGTCCTTGCCGCGCTGGGGAACGACCCGATCACCCTGGAACTGCTCCGCGCGTTCGCCGCGCCCGGGTCGAAACGCCCGGTGACCAAGGCGGTCCTCCAGGCGATCGACCCGACCGCCGTGCTGCGGATGGCCGATCGACGGGCGGTCGTCGCGCGGGGCGTCGAGACGCTCGTCGAGGATCTGCAATCGCTGGAGACGAATCCCGAGGCCATGATCGAATCGGCCATCGAATCGCTCGCCCCGTTGCTTTCGCCGAGCGGCGATCCGACACTGGGTCGATTCGATCCAGAGTCTGAGCCCCCACACAGATCCGACGAGGAGACGTGA
- a CDS encoding acyl-ACP desaturase yields MIEVIESLQDFVSDQLSLLLPIDEAWQPTDFLPDLNADDWADRLNRFRETARALPDELLVVLVGNMVTEEALPNYAISVERIARDPTGGGQAPWARWLRGWTAEENRHGDLLNAYLRLSGRVDMRSIELTIHHLISDGFTSGHEGHEYAGLIYSAFQERATRLSHGNVARIAVKCGEEGLAKICRKIAADETRHEVFYTRIVAELFERDPEATLLAYHSVLRRLIAMPGSRMTDGQLPNLFDHFAAAAQRSGVYTSRDYAAIIRHLNTTWGLENRSFSGKAAKAQDYLCRQPERYENLADEIGARTADQPSVPFAWLNGRTV; encoded by the coding sequence GTGATAGAAGTCATTGAAAGCCTCCAGGACTTCGTTTCCGACCAGTTGTCGCTGCTTCTTCCGATCGACGAAGCATGGCAACCGACCGATTTCCTGCCCGATCTCAACGCGGACGACTGGGCGGATCGGCTGAATCGCTTCCGCGAAACGGCTCGGGCCCTGCCTGACGAACTCCTCGTCGTACTCGTCGGAAACATGGTGACCGAGGAGGCGCTGCCGAATTACGCGATCTCGGTCGAGCGGATCGCCAGGGACCCGACCGGAGGGGGGCAGGCTCCGTGGGCGCGCTGGCTGCGAGGCTGGACCGCCGAGGAGAACCGTCACGGCGACCTGCTCAATGCCTACCTGCGGCTCTCGGGCCGCGTCGACATGAGGTCGATCGAGCTGACCATCCACCACCTCATCAGTGACGGCTTCACCTCCGGGCACGAAGGGCACGAATACGCCGGGCTGATCTACTCCGCGTTCCAGGAGCGTGCGACGCGGCTCTCACACGGGAACGTCGCCCGGATCGCGGTCAAATGCGGCGAGGAGGGCCTCGCCAAGATCTGCCGCAAGATCGCCGCGGACGAGACGCGCCACGAGGTTTTCTACACCCGAATCGTCGCCGAACTCTTCGAGCGCGACCCCGAAGCGACGCTCCTCGCCTACCACTCCGTGCTCAGGCGGCTGATCGCCATGCCCGGGAGCCGGATGACGGACGGTCAACTGCCGAACCTCTTCGATCACTTCGCCGCGGCGGCCCAGCGCTCCGGCGTTTACACGTCCCGAGACTACGCCGCGATCATCCGTCACCTGAACACCACCTGGGGACTGGAAAACCGCTCCTTCTCCGGCAAGGCCGCCAAGGCCCAGGACTACCTCTGCCGCCAGCCGGAACGCTACGAGAACCTCGCAGACGAGATCGGTGCGCGAACCGCCGACCAGCCCTCCGTCCCGTTCGCGTGGTTGAACGGCCGTACGGTGTAA
- the metG gene encoding methionine--tRNA ligase subunit beta → MADPITYDDFAKIELRVAKVLEARPHPNADKLLLLQVDVGDQQKQIVAGVKAHYAPETLVGKNIIIVNNLAPAMLRGETSNGMLLAATSGEKVILLTVDDAECVPGAKIK, encoded by the coding sequence GTGGCCGATCCCATCACGTACGACGACTTCGCCAAGATCGAACTCCGGGTGGCCAAGGTGCTGGAGGCGCGTCCGCATCCCAACGCCGACAAGCTGCTGCTCCTGCAGGTGGACGTCGGCGACCAGCAGAAGCAGATCGTGGCCGGGGTCAAGGCCCACTACGCGCCCGAGACGCTCGTGGGCAAGAACATCATCATCGTGAACAACCTCGCGCCGGCGATGCTCCGCGGCGAGACCTCCAACGGCATGCTCCTCGCGGCCACCTCGGGCGAGAAGGTGATCCTGCTCACGGTCGACGACGCCGAGTGCGTCCCCGGGGCCAAGATCAAGTAA